Proteins from one Ardenticatena maritima genomic window:
- a CDS encoding heme o synthase, whose translation MRSETPSLVLDRATWKDWLILTKPGVTALLLLTSLTTAVGAARPWLPWTTLLALALAGVCMAGGAAAVNHYFDRDIDALMPRTANRPLPSGRIAHPEQALFFGVALMCLGVAIGVVWLPLESVLCIVLGAIVYILIYTLWLKRRTPLGVVIGGAAGCFPVLAGWAAVRVDWPLTPWVLALLVFFWTPAHFWAYGLLRRDDYTLAAVPVLPVLATPRETAGYVWGHTLLTVLMPGLAFHGWQAFVAFVLGAWFFALAFRLWLRPTLAHARRFYHVSNLYLCVIFALALFGI comes from the coding sequence ATGCGCAGTGAAACACCATCGCTTGTTCTCGACCGTGCAACCTGGAAAGATTGGCTGATTCTGACCAAGCCGGGCGTGACAGCGTTGCTCCTCTTGACTTCACTCACCACGGCGGTGGGCGCGGCGCGTCCCTGGCTTCCCTGGACAACGTTGCTGGCACTCGCTCTTGCCGGCGTCTGTATGGCGGGCGGTGCTGCCGCCGTCAACCATTACTTTGACCGCGATATAGACGCGCTCATGCCGCGTACAGCCAACCGCCCTTTGCCGTCGGGGCGTATTGCTCACCCGGAGCAGGCGCTCTTCTTTGGCGTGGCGTTGATGTGTTTGGGGGTTGCGATAGGCGTGGTCTGGCTTCCGCTTGAAAGCGTGCTCTGTATTGTTCTGGGCGCGATTGTGTACATTCTGATTTACACGCTCTGGCTCAAACGTCGAACCCCTCTGGGCGTGGTGATTGGGGGCGCGGCGGGCTGTTTTCCCGTTCTTGCCGGTTGGGCGGCTGTGCGTGTGGATTGGCCCCTGACGCCCTGGGTCTTGGCGTTGCTTGTCTTCTTCTGGACGCCAGCCCATTTTTGGGCGTATGGATTGTTGCGCCGCGATGATTACACGCTGGCGGCTGTACCTGTTTTGCCGGTGCTGGCCACGCCACGCGAAACGGCGGGGTATGTTTGGGGACACACCTTGCTGACAGTGTTGATGCCGGGGTTGGCGTTTCATGGCTGGCAAGCGTTTGTGGCGTTCGTGCTGGGGGCGTGGTTCTTCGCACTGGCGTTTCGCCTGTGGTTGCGCCCAACGCTTGCCCATGCACGCCGCTTCTATCATGTCTCAAATCTGTATTTGTGCGTCATCTTTGCCTTGGCACTCTTTGGGATATAA
- a CDS encoding cupredoxin domain-containing protein, with protein sequence MIAPPKIWWKPLGRYERRWLLIAFVWCLFLTAMMPLWFYLGRQNVPVTTYRVTPQEFNARVMEFTEQYQVDTLNGIPVVEPPAGGDAYIQARQWQWYPVLKLKKGETYKLHLSSLDVQHGFSIQPLNMNFMVLPGYDYVLTLTPTTSGEYSIVCNEFCGIGHHVMIGKILVSE encoded by the coding sequence ATGATTGCACCGCCTAAAATTTGGTGGAAACCGCTTGGACGCTATGAACGGCGCTGGCTGTTGATTGCTTTCGTGTGGTGTCTGTTCTTGACGGCTATGATGCCGCTTTGGTTCTATCTGGGGCGCCAGAACGTGCCTGTCACAACTTATCGTGTCACGCCGCAAGAGTTTAACGCGCGCGTCATGGAATTCACCGAGCAATATCAAGTGGATACCTTGAATGGCATTCCTGTTGTGGAACCTCCTGCGGGTGGAGATGCTTATATTCAAGCGCGGCAGTGGCAGTGGTATCCTGTGTTGAAACTCAAGAAGGGTGAGACTTACAAACTCCATCTTTCCTCACTCGATGTTCAGCATGGCTTTTCTATTCAGCCGCTGAACATGAATTTCATGGTTCTCCCCGGTTATGACTACGTTTTGACACTTACGCCAACGACCAGTGGTGAATACAGCATTGTGTGCAACGAGTTTTGCGGCATTGGTCACCACGTGATGATTGGCAAAATCCTGGTGAGCGAATAA
- the nirK gene encoding copper-containing nitrite reductase, producing MYLKKLFTLAVFLLFVVGCSATQTNPWPTEDQAQHTSQETNQPTEEHAGTENVAHAAETETGSAEHQHEATQEGQDVDYIPDITFTLQTSLSEKGLGFLGVGGDIDGEFNPTLVVPKGAVVQITLVNGDGMEHDITVPDFDAHSDHVVEKGATTTIVFKADKVGEFAYFCSIPGHRQAGMEGKIVVVEEGAEASAGAEDATGEDIVRDPTDLPPPVGDREPQVVRVDLETKEIVGQLADGTTYTYWTFNGKVPGPMIRVRVGDTVELHLKNDPNSKMTHSIDLHAVTGPGGGAVYTQTPPGEENVFTFKALNPGLYVYHCATPMVAHHIANGMYGLILVEPEGGLPPVDREFYVMQGEIYTQGKTGEKGFQEFSVEKLLAEEPEYLVFNGAAGGLTTEAHAMHANVGETVRIFFGVGGPNMTSSFHVIGEIFDRVYNQASLTSPALTDVQTTLVPPGGATMVEFKLQVPGRYILVDHALSRLEKGLVGFLFADGPDAPEIFKEGPAE from the coding sequence ATGTACCTCAAAAAACTATTCACGTTGGCCGTTTTTCTCCTCTTTGTTGTTGGGTGCAGTGCCACACAGACGAACCCATGGCCTACTGAAGACCAGGCGCAACATACTTCTCAAGAAACGAACCAGCCAACTGAAGAGCATGCCGGGACGGAGAATGTCGCACATGCTGCGGAGACTGAAACTGGCTCGGCGGAACACCAACACGAGGCCACCCAAGAAGGGCAAGATGTGGATTACATCCCCGATATTACCTTTACACTGCAAACCTCTTTGAGCGAGAAAGGTTTGGGTTTCCTCGGTGTTGGGGGCGATATTGATGGTGAATTCAATCCCACCCTGGTTGTCCCGAAGGGGGCGGTGGTGCAAATTACGCTCGTAAATGGCGATGGTATGGAACACGACATTACCGTTCCAGACTTTGATGCGCATAGCGATCATGTGGTAGAGAAAGGCGCAACCACGACGATCGTTTTCAAGGCTGACAAGGTAGGTGAATTTGCATACTTCTGCAGTATTCCCGGCCACCGCCAGGCAGGCATGGAAGGAAAGATTGTGGTGGTTGAGGAAGGTGCAGAAGCAAGCGCTGGTGCAGAAGATGCTACGGGCGAGGATATCGTCCGCGATCCGACCGACTTGCCGCCGCCTGTTGGCGATCGCGAACCCCAAGTGGTGCGTGTTGACCTGGAAACCAAAGAGATTGTTGGGCAACTTGCCGATGGGACAACATACACCTATTGGACGTTCAATGGCAAAGTCCCCGGCCCTATGATTCGTGTCCGTGTGGGCGATACGGTGGAATTGCATCTGAAGAATGATCCCAACAGCAAAATGACGCACTCCATTGACTTGCACGCTGTGACTGGCCCGGGTGGGGGGGCTGTTTATACGCAAACACCTCCGGGTGAAGAAAACGTTTTCACGTTCAAGGCGCTCAATCCTGGCTTGTATGTGTACCACTGCGCAACACCGATGGTGGCGCACCACATTGCCAACGGGATGTATGGTTTGATTCTGGTTGAGCCTGAAGGTGGTTTGCCGCCGGTTGATCGCGAATTTTACGTGATGCAGGGTGAAATCTACACCCAAGGGAAAACGGGTGAAAAAGGGTTCCAGGAGTTCAGTGTTGAAAAACTTCTGGCGGAAGAACCTGAATATCTCGTCTTCAACGGGGCTGCTGGTGGTCTGACTACTGAAGCGCATGCCATGCATGCAAATGTGGGCGAAACTGTACGCATCTTCTTCGGTGTTGGTGGCCCCAACATGACCAGTAGCTTCCACGTCATCGGCGAAATCTTTGATCGAGTTTACAACCAAGCGTCATTGACGAGCCCGGCATTGACCGATGTGCAAACAACATTGGTGCCGCCCGGCGGTGCGACGATGGTGGAATTCAAACTCCAAGTTCCTGGCCGCTACATTTTGGTGGACCACGCATTGAGCCGTCTGGAAAAAGGCCTGGTTGGCTTCTTGTTCGCCGACGGCCCTGATGCGCCGGAAATCTTCAAGGAAGGTCCCGCCGAGTAA
- a CDS encoding tetratricopeptide repeat protein, which yields MEHVTDAQTLFIQAMDALQDDAYEEAMELLYAALDEMQNTPEPDRTFLATLHLVLGQVNADVDEIEQAREHLTIAHDLYRDLDDPVGRALVRLELGELAFWEEQYTVAQKHYQRVLELLDDGQELEAQAMALMRLGAIAFEEDEIELVRSYYERSLRLFEALGDMLSAAGVVIELANALQNETPAEAEALFQKGYTLAKEAGSNYLASLAAHGLGVLAANRGDWQQARDYYHQALDLKIMSGDYEGQIFTYLALGAAERELGNETEARRLWKRAVELARREGMEEIEDIAQALIRSEPIDWVGR from the coding sequence ATGGAACATGTAACTGATGCGCAAACACTCTTCATCCAGGCGATGGATGCCTTGCAAGATGATGCCTACGAAGAAGCAATGGAATTGCTCTATGCCGCTCTCGATGAGATGCAGAACACGCCCGAGCCTGACCGCACGTTTCTGGCGACATTGCACCTCGTGTTGGGGCAAGTCAATGCCGATGTGGATGAAATCGAACAGGCACGCGAACACTTGACCATTGCCCACGATTTGTACCGCGACCTTGATGACCCCGTTGGGCGTGCCCTGGTGCGTTTGGAACTGGGCGAATTGGCGTTTTGGGAAGAACAATACACCGTTGCCCAAAAACATTACCAACGTGTTCTCGAACTCCTGGACGATGGACAGGAACTCGAAGCGCAAGCCATGGCGCTTATGCGGTTAGGCGCCATTGCGTTTGAAGAAGACGAAATTGAATTGGTGCGTTCCTACTACGAACGCAGTTTGCGCCTTTTTGAGGCGCTTGGGGATATGCTGAGCGCGGCTGGTGTCGTGATTGAATTGGCGAACGCCCTGCAAAATGAAACCCCCGCCGAAGCCGAAGCATTATTCCAGAAAGGCTACACCCTCGCCAAAGAAGCCGGGAGCAACTATCTCGCATCGCTTGCAGCGCACGGGTTAGGCGTTCTGGCTGCTAACCGTGGAGATTGGCAACAAGCCCGAGACTATTACCACCAGGCGCTTGATTTGAAAATCATGAGTGGCGACTATGAGGGGCAAATTTTCACCTATTTGGCATTAGGCGCCGCCGAACGCGAACTGGGCAATGAAACGGAGGCGCGGCGTCTTTGGAAGCGTGCAGTTGAATTGGCGCGCCGCGAAGGGATGGAGGAAATAGAAGACATTGCGCAAGCCCTTATCCGAAGTGAGCCCATTGATTGGGTGGGGCGCTAA
- a CDS encoding heavy metal translocating P-type ATPase, giving the protein MVTCELCGLPARHPLHDEHGRTFCCPSCRDVAALLAEPVDSTASPAPSAETPLAESTLYLGGLWCTSCTWLIGETLRRTPGVVEADISFARRQARVRFDPRRLSPQSLVKRVRRLGYRVGLAPDELRDEAEALLERLLIAGVFVMHIMLLSGMLYVREIMGWNAPETRWLEDFFRLMIFVASIPVLPLLGWPVLRSGLAGILSRQPNMHALIALGTSAAYILSLRNLITGNPHVYFDTAAMLLFLVTIGRWLEVRTQESGLEAIEHLQRHMPTHAAHITPNGVQEISVDDIQPGMRLLIRPGERFPADGIVAEGQGAVDESLLTGEPVPRTHASGDTVYAGTLNLDGVFEIIVTASGGATAVGQMSRLIHEALWTRAPVQRLADRFAALLVPFAVFLSVGTFLYWTTIASSEVALMHALSVLLIACPCALGIATPLALWRGISTAAEHGVLIRETSVLERLANAEVVLFDKTGTLTETEPSVYDMVCDQADPHTVQERLVALESRASHPFARAICRAFIVEKPPTVEGIQVLAGQGLGGRINDEMVWVGSAALMASQGLAYPPRLAEYAARWADSSLALVFIGWGGLVRGIVALTEQLRPDVPSTLQALHALGIHMQILSGDPQAHQRWGETLGVPLHAGLTPDEKVSYLQQYNGVVMIGDGVNDGPALATADVGITLGQATDLAHATADVILLNNRLESIVPLLLLARQTMRIIRQNLAWAFFYNALGLGLAVTGRLHPLWAALAMVLSSLIVTGNALRLHWPHAANTPSRQIPLPLRRKRRRAEQRALDTVFCYHNTQADV; this is encoded by the coding sequence ATGGTAACGTGTGAATTGTGCGGCTTGCCGGCGCGTCATCCTTTGCATGATGAACACGGGCGCACATTTTGCTGCCCATCATGCCGCGATGTGGCCGCCCTTCTTGCTGAACCGGTCGACTCTACCGCCTCACCCGCTCCGTCTGCGGAAACGCCGCTGGCAGAAAGCACACTGTACTTGGGTGGGCTTTGGTGCACATCCTGCACCTGGCTGATTGGCGAAACGCTTCGCCGCACCCCCGGCGTGGTCGAGGCCGATATCAGTTTTGCCCGCCGCCAAGCCCGCGTGCGCTTCGACCCGCGCCGGCTCTCGCCTCAATCGCTTGTGAAACGGGTTCGCCGCTTGGGGTATCGCGTGGGGCTGGCGCCCGATGAACTTCGCGATGAAGCCGAAGCCCTTTTGGAGCGTTTGCTGATTGCTGGCGTTTTTGTCATGCATATCATGTTGCTGAGTGGTATGCTCTATGTGCGGGAGATAATGGGCTGGAATGCCCCGGAAACCCGCTGGCTTGAAGACTTTTTCCGCCTGATGATTTTTGTCGCCAGTATTCCCGTTTTGCCCCTGTTGGGGTGGCCTGTCCTGCGTTCCGGGCTTGCCGGCATCCTTTCACGCCAGCCCAATATGCACGCCCTCATTGCCTTGGGAACAAGCGCCGCCTATATCCTTTCGTTGCGCAACCTGATAACCGGCAATCCCCATGTCTATTTCGACACGGCGGCAATGTTGCTTTTCCTGGTCACGATTGGGCGCTGGTTAGAAGTGCGCACGCAAGAAAGCGGGCTTGAAGCCATCGAACACCTGCAACGCCATATGCCTACCCATGCGGCGCATATCACACCCAACGGTGTCCAGGAGATTTCAGTTGACGATATACAACCCGGCATGCGGTTGTTGATTCGCCCCGGTGAGCGTTTTCCCGCTGATGGTATTGTTGCAGAAGGGCAGGGCGCTGTTGATGAAAGCCTGCTCACGGGTGAACCTGTGCCGCGTACACACGCCAGCGGAGATACGGTCTATGCCGGCACGCTCAATTTGGATGGTGTTTTTGAAATCATTGTGACCGCGTCGGGGGGAGCGACGGCTGTGGGGCAAATGTCCCGCCTGATTCACGAAGCCCTTTGGACACGCGCCCCTGTTCAGCGGCTTGCCGACCGTTTTGCCGCGTTGCTTGTTCCATTTGCTGTCTTCTTGTCGGTGGGCACATTCCTCTACTGGACGACGATTGCTTCGTCAGAAGTTGCCCTCATGCATGCCCTTTCTGTGCTTCTGATTGCATGCCCCTGTGCGCTGGGGATTGCAACACCGCTTGCCCTTTGGCGGGGCATCTCCACCGCCGCCGAACATGGTGTCCTCATTCGGGAGACGAGTGTTTTGGAACGCCTGGCGAATGCCGAAGTTGTTTTGTTCGATAAAACTGGCACTTTGACCGAAACAGAGCCTTCCGTTTACGACATGGTGTGCGACCAGGCCGACCCGCACACTGTGCAGGAGCGGTTGGTAGCGCTGGAATCGCGTGCATCGCATCCTTTTGCTCGCGCTATTTGCCGCGCTTTCATTGTCGAAAAGCCCCCGACGGTTGAAGGAATTCAGGTGCTGGCTGGACAAGGGCTTGGTGGTCGCATAAACGACGAGATGGTCTGGGTGGGGAGCGCGGCGTTGATGGCGTCGCAAGGGCTGGCGTATCCGCCTCGCCTGGCTGAATATGCAGCGCGTTGGGCGGATTCATCGCTGGCGCTTGTGTTCATCGGCTGGGGTGGATTGGTGCGGGGGATTGTGGCTTTGACGGAGCAACTACGCCCCGATGTGCCATCAACCTTGCAAGCCTTGCATGCCCTCGGTATTCACATGCAAATTCTCTCCGGCGACCCGCAAGCGCACCAACGCTGGGGTGAAACGCTTGGCGTTCCGCTTCATGCGGGGCTTACACCTGATGAAAAAGTATCCTATCTTCAACAGTACAACGGCGTTGTCATGATTGGGGACGGGGTCAATGATGGTCCCGCCTTAGCCACCGCTGACGTGGGCATAACCTTGGGGCAAGCAACAGACCTGGCGCACGCTACCGCTGATGTGATCTTGCTCAATAACCGCCTCGAAAGCATCGTGCCGCTGCTTCTTCTTGCACGGCAAACCATGCGCATCATTCGCCAAAATTTGGCGTGGGCGTTCTTCTACAACGCGCTCGGTTTAGGGCTCGCCGTCACCGGACGACTTCATCCCCTATGGGCGGCGCTCGCGATGGTTCTGAGCAGCCTGATTGTCACTGGGAACGCCCTGCGCTTGCATTGGCCGCACGCCGCCAACACGCCGTCACGACAAATACCTCTCCCCTTGCGCCGTAAACGTCGCCGTGCGGAACAACGCGCGCTGGATACGGTCTTCTGCTACCACAACACCCAGGCCGATGTCTGA
- a CDS encoding tetratricopeptide repeat protein produces MQALGFVQAGLHHPAEQALQKVIALYEAQQEPQAAAFARMTLARVYADQAKYAAARDVLQQVVEDAEARQDTETLVRALYEVGAVAERMHDTTTAREIYTRVLQTADNAGDRATAALRLGALADAAGQRDEAIAFYRTAFEIFQTIEHDIGIARAAYELARLLAEDNMTEARQFYEQAHTLAEIWGDETLLQALRDLPFHS; encoded by the coding sequence ATGCAAGCGCTGGGGTTTGTACAAGCAGGCTTGCACCACCCTGCTGAGCAAGCCTTGCAAAAAGTCATAGCCCTTTACGAAGCGCAACAAGAACCACAAGCCGCCGCATTTGCCCGTATGACATTGGCGCGCGTCTATGCCGATCAGGCAAAGTATGCCGCCGCCCGCGATGTGTTACAGCAAGTTGTGGAAGACGCCGAAGCGCGACAAGACACGGAAACCCTCGTGCGTGCATTGTACGAAGTGGGCGCGGTGGCTGAACGCATGCACGATACAACCACGGCTCGCGAAATCTATACGCGCGTTTTGCAGACCGCCGACAACGCAGGCGATCGTGCGACAGCCGCCCTGCGCCTTGGTGCGCTTGCCGACGCCGCTGGACAACGTGACGAAGCCATCGCATTCTACCGCACAGCATTCGAGATATTCCAGACCATTGAACACGATATCGGGATAGCGCGCGCCGCCTACGAATTGGCGCGTTTACTGGCCGAGGACAACATGACCGAGGCGCGCCAATTTTACGAACAGGCGCACACGCTCGCCGAGATATGGGGCGATGAAACCTTGTTGCAAGCCTTGCGTGATTTACCGTTCCACTCCTGA
- a CDS encoding cytochrome c oxidase subunit I translates to MTVAAIPQSGEQAEFRTCTATGLKVDLAAERLIIANAVAAVVFLLIGGIGALLISLTRWQAIHLLSPVWFYRLVTAHGFDMLVAWIVFFEVAGLYFGGAVMLNARLIQPRLAWLAYILMVAGAVLVNVIVLAGKADVMFTAYVPLKAHPLFYLGVILFAVGALIALGVFFATLIVAKAEKRYEGSVPLVVYGLITAAIIATYTLLSGALAFVPALFWSMGLIDYYDPAYFRNLFWSFGHPAQQINLAAMVAIWYGLAAITVGAVPLNEKLSRLAFILYILFINLGSAHHLLVDPGPSFAWKAVNTSYAMYLAVLGSLIHAFSIPAAIEVALRRQGHTRGLFEWLRKAPWREPGFAALVLSMFIFGWIGGVTGVTIGTEQLNMLVHNTLRVPGHFHATVVGGTTLAFMGFTYYVIPLIFRRELKLKKWATLQPYLYGLGMTLVAVGMIAAGIQGVSRRHWDITFAQAPFQTPIPGTVNLALAVFGIGALIAIVAGAMFIIIVLASVLTGQRIEPRKATLVIDSPPAFTHLSEKEEHDPKLQPRGAWVLVIAFLMFFATYYLSNWWLLGRLWIVR, encoded by the coding sequence ATGACGGTTGCTGCCATTCCTCAGTCTGGCGAGCAGGCCGAGTTTCGCACCTGTACAGCCACCGGCCTCAAAGTTGATTTGGCGGCTGAGCGGCTCATCATCGCAAATGCGGTTGCGGCGGTCGTTTTCCTGCTGATTGGCGGGATTGGGGCATTGTTGATTTCCCTCACGCGCTGGCAGGCGATTCACCTGCTCTCACCCGTTTGGTTTTACCGCCTCGTGACCGCCCACGGTTTCGATATGCTTGTCGCCTGGATTGTCTTTTTTGAGGTTGCCGGGCTTTACTTTGGGGGCGCTGTCATGCTGAACGCGCGCCTGATTCAGCCGCGCCTCGCCTGGTTGGCGTACATTCTCATGGTGGCGGGGGCGGTGTTGGTGAACGTGATTGTGCTAGCCGGTAAAGCAGATGTCATGTTCACCGCCTATGTTCCCCTGAAAGCGCACCCGCTTTTCTATCTGGGCGTCATTCTGTTTGCCGTGGGGGCGCTGATCGCATTGGGGGTCTTTTTTGCGACGTTGATTGTTGCGAAGGCGGAAAAACGGTATGAAGGCTCCGTTCCCCTCGTCGTTTATGGGTTGATTACGGCGGCAATTATCGCGACCTACACTTTGCTGTCGGGTGCTTTGGCGTTCGTGCCGGCCCTTTTCTGGTCAATGGGGTTGATTGACTACTACGATCCGGCTTATTTCCGCAACCTCTTCTGGAGTTTCGGCCACCCGGCCCAGCAAATCAACCTGGCGGCGATGGTGGCGATCTGGTATGGCTTGGCGGCGATTACGGTAGGCGCCGTGCCGCTGAATGAAAAACTCTCGCGCTTGGCTTTCATCCTCTACATTTTGTTCATCAACCTCGGTTCAGCGCACCACCTGCTGGTGGACCCCGGTCCGAGTTTCGCCTGGAAAGCCGTCAACACGTCGTATGCGATGTACCTGGCGGTGCTGGGGAGCCTCATTCACGCCTTCTCGATTCCGGCGGCCATTGAAGTGGCGCTCCGCCGACAGGGGCATACACGTGGCTTGTTTGAATGGCTCCGCAAAGCCCCCTGGCGCGAACCCGGTTTTGCCGCCCTCGTCCTCTCAATGTTCATCTTTGGGTGGATCGGCGGTGTGACGGGGGTCACGATTGGGACTGAGCAATTGAACATGTTAGTGCATAACACCTTGCGCGTTCCCGGCCACTTCCATGCGACTGTCGTCGGCGGGACAACGCTCGCTTTCATGGGCTTCACCTACTATGTCATTCCGCTCATCTTCCGCCGCGAACTCAAATTGAAGAAGTGGGCAACGCTGCAACCGTATCTCTATGGGCTGGGAATGACGCTTGTGGCTGTGGGGATGATTGCTGCCGGTATTCAGGGCGTTTCGCGCCGCCACTGGGATATAACGTTTGCGCAGGCGCCGTTCCAAACGCCAATTCCGGGAACGGTGAACCTGGCGCTGGCGGTCTTTGGTATTGGTGCTCTGATTGCTATTGTGGCGGGCGCTATGTTTATCATCATTGTGTTGGCTTCGGTGTTGACCGGTCAGCGTATCGAACCACGCAAAGCCACGCTCGTGATTGATAGCCCGCCCGCTTTTACGCATCTGTCTGAAAAAGAAGAACATGACCCGAAATTGCAACCCCGTGGTGCGTGGGTGCTGGTCATCGCCTTCTTGATGTTCTTTGCCACATACTATCTGAGCAACTGGTGGCTTTTGGGGCGTCTCTGGATTGTCCGGTAA
- the menC gene encoding o-succinylbenzoate synthase, translating into MEKIHRATLYHIQLPLVQAFRSSADAYATRETLLLRLEIGDIEVWSECVALPSPTYWYETVTTAWYILTEYLLPLAVQEDFESREALMARLARVRGHPMAKATIEMALWTYEAVKARMPLARYIGGEKERIPAGAVVGLVSEPKLLLKRVEKLVEAGYRRIKLKITPGQDVELVSLVRKAFPDIGLLVDANQAYTSEHIHILQLLDEYELLAIEEPLAPGTPLNVYADVQQHLNTPIMLDESVGTLEKAQQAIEMGACRALNLKAGRFGGIRNMLDVYTFAHEHGIALMHGGMLESGIGRAYNVALASLSGFTIPGDIAANAFYFREDVVEPPFTLDDEGMIAVPSDIGLGVVVAEDRIQRALFRTATFTAQGERYLS; encoded by the coding sequence ATGGAAAAGATTCATCGCGCGACATTGTATCACATTCAGTTGCCGCTCGTCCAAGCCTTCCGCTCCTCGGCTGACGCCTATGCAACCCGCGAAACATTGTTGTTGCGGTTGGAAATTGGGGACATCGAAGTATGGAGCGAATGTGTTGCCTTGCCGTCGCCGACGTACTGGTACGAAACGGTAACGACGGCCTGGTACATTCTGACGGAGTATCTGCTTCCGCTCGCGGTACAAGAAGATTTTGAATCGCGTGAAGCATTGATGGCACGTTTGGCGCGCGTGCGCGGCCATCCCATGGCAAAAGCCACCATCGAGATGGCCTTGTGGACGTACGAAGCCGTCAAAGCGCGTATGCCCCTCGCGCGCTACATTGGGGGAGAGAAAGAGCGTATTCCAGCTGGCGCAGTGGTGGGTCTGGTCTCCGAACCCAAATTGTTGCTCAAACGTGTCGAAAAATTGGTGGAAGCCGGCTATCGTCGTATCAAACTCAAAATTACGCCTGGGCAAGATGTGGAACTTGTCTCGCTTGTGCGCAAAGCGTTCCCGGATATTGGGCTTTTGGTGGATGCCAACCAGGCTTACACATCGGAGCACATCCACATCTTGCAATTACTGGATGAATATGAGTTGCTGGCGATTGAAGAGCCTCTGGCGCCTGGCACGCCGCTGAACGTCTATGCTGACGTTCAACAGCACCTCAACACCCCTATCATGCTGGATGAATCCGTGGGCACACTGGAAAAAGCCCAGCAGGCGATAGAGATGGGGGCATGCCGTGCGCTCAATCTCAAAGCCGGGCGGTTTGGGGGCATTCGCAACATGCTGGATGTGTACACGTTTGCACACGAACATGGCATTGCCTTGATGCACGGCGGCATGCTTGAAAGCGGTATCGGACGCGCCTACAACGTCGCGTTGGCGTCGCTGAGCGGTTTTACCATTCCCGGTGATATTGCAGCGAACGCCTTTTATTTTCGCGAAGATGTCGTAGAGCCGCCTTTCACACTCGACGACGAGGGGATGATTGCCGTCCCGTCAGACATCGGCCTGGGTGTTGTGGTAGCAGAAGACCGTATCCAGCGCGCGTTGTTCCGCACGGCGACGTTTACGGCGCAAGGGGAGAGGTATTTGTCGTGA
- a CDS encoding sulfite exporter TauE/SafE family protein — protein sequence MHHMLTLTPLTAFTFGLLGSIAHCVGMCSGVLLLLGRAGVQTPRERLATHAGRLTTYLMLGVAGGALGRTLTALLANRTLQSGLALFLGFALAYTALALLGMTPPPETAFPALSALWRRVAHRRLHAPQRGVVAAWGIGLIWGMLPCGFVYSMVLAATASGSPLSGGVIALAFGLGTIPALEGTRALMAHGVGRMRRFAHVLAAALLLLIAGQLILRGLAWWGVIGHGHLGGIMVW from the coding sequence ATGCATCACATGCTCACGCTCACACCACTGACAGCCTTCACCTTTGGGCTGCTGGGAAGCATCGCCCATTGCGTTGGCATGTGCAGTGGCGTTCTTCTCCTGCTTGGGCGTGCCGGTGTGCAAACGCCGCGCGAGCGCCTTGCCACCCACGCTGGGCGGTTGACAACCTATCTCATGTTGGGCGTTGCAGGTGGTGCATTGGGGCGTACTCTCACCGCCTTGCTGGCAAACCGCACATTGCAAAGCGGCTTGGCGCTGTTTCTTGGTTTTGCCCTGGCGTATACTGCACTCGCATTGTTGGGGATGACGCCGCCGCCTGAAACCGCGTTCCCCGCCCTCTCAGCCCTCTGGCGGCGCGTTGCGCATCGGCGTCTGCACGCTCCACAACGGGGCGTTGTCGCCGCCTGGGGAATAGGGCTTATTTGGGGCATGCTCCCTTGCGGATTTGTCTACAGCATGGTGTTGGCCGCTACGGCAAGTGGAAGCCCGCTGTCGGGTGGGGTGATCGCGCTCGCTTTTGGGCTTGGCACCATTCCCGCCCTGGAAGGGACACGCGCGCTCATGGCACACGGCGTGGGGCGCATGCGTCGTTTCGCACATGTGTTGGCGGCTGCTTTGTTGTTGCTCATCGCGGGGCAACTCATCCTGCGTGGGCTTGCCTGGTGGGGGGTGATTGGACACGGCCATCTTGGGGGGATAATGGTATGGTAA